One Colias croceus chromosome 28, ilColCroc2.1 DNA window includes the following coding sequences:
- the LOC123704100 gene encoding serine protease filzig → MTARECLPKLSDVKMFFVFLLIVLDCLFVAGQEYERDARKLFGGYRITPSYCKASRAAKYNRGNTICMFNHECAKRGGEVVGSCMDGFLFGACCQLKSDSQSHIPKGPGVVMTSYLDYPDAESETDDYDGEQLSAWHDSFKPVVTPGYRPTVATSTMKAEQDLSTETQMISEGFNQITNSLLSTPPKDNYIYIKPKPDNVYSHSTINHGGADTILLHTNGSAVEDIARPSDFNIQISSMQTKSTPSPISTSPSTSSIAASTHRPLFKPKPNKNGSSTENYVMVSTVTKETENSQELSSFDSIIQMLNGSTPSMKDDVSSPSSLDVMETKSSPIPTTALPISYSSGYPDYYLSTGHYVTLKPNFNASKKPISGTSKKPYTKKPSYTTPNSISQDEKLSSNSKPSQSTSQAIEAFNNYPTDPSEFGQTVTTFSYVSSTTTKRTTTSRKPPSTSYVTGSNPLRRPVTPPTNNDYNPSDTFSSVTPTVIVLNSLQTEKPTTTSEETQFVEISQEPFKKPVSQITVNNHIESTNNIYMGKPPSFERPSSPTVVITPKPSPTTTPYPVRTSSKPSPSTANYEFYAETTTYKQELQTSPDDLINFPPVRNPMLNATGSNPSVFNTSISMADNDLDILHDVDFTTPSWQEDEKLNEKMNLFVNKIVGSLQGTFQELHDIVILDKKPNITKTTPKPPRRTVPTRRTTTTTTTKKPIRLTTTRKPPRTTKKPVKLTTLARRPTTTSPPPTTTTTPITTTKKAVTTTKRPRPTKRVTTTTAAATTVTELADDVTTELYSDQSIDYNDKNLCGVRPLVKSGRIVGGKNARFGEWPWQVLVRESTWLGLFTKNKCGGVLITNRYVTTAAHCQPGFLASLVAVFGENDISGDVEPRRPVAKNVRRVIVHRQYDAATFENDLALLELESPVKFDAHIVPICMPQDDADFTGRVATVTGWGRLKYGGGVPAVLQEVQVPVIENSACQEMFHTAGHTKKILNSFICAGYANGQKDSCEGDSGGPLVLQRDDGRWQLVGTVSHGIKCAAPFLPGVYMRTTFYKPWLRTITGVK, encoded by the exons atGCAAGAAAACTGTTCGGCGGCTACCGGATAACACCATCATACTGCAAGGCGAGCAGAGCAGCGAAATACAACAGAGGAAACACGATATGTATGTTCAATCACGAATGCGCAAAACGGGGCGGCGAAGTAGTCGGATCGTGCATGGATGGCTTCTTATTCGGAGCGTGCTGCCAACTGAAATCCGACAGCCAATCTCACATACCAAAAGGCCCAGGGGTAGTCATGACAAGCTACTTGGATTATCCAGATGCTGAGTCAGAAACTGATGATTACGATGGTGAGCAACTTAGCGCGTGGCATGACAGCTTCAAACCCGTAGTAACGCCAGGCTACAGACCCACAGTCGCTACATCAACCATGAAAGCCGAACAGGACTTGAGCACAGAAACACAGATGATATCGGAAGGCTTCAATCAAATAACTAACTCTTTATTAAGCACACCGCCGAAAgataactatatttatattaaaccgAAGCCTGATAACGTGTATTCGCATAGTACAATTAATCATGGTGGTGCTGATACTATCTTGTTACATACAAATGGAAGCGCAGTAGAGGATATAGCAAGACCGTCAGattttaatatacaaatatcgTCTATGCAAACAAAATCAACACCTTCACCAATATCAACGTCACCATCTACATCCTCTATAGCTGCATCGACGCATCGTCCACTTTTCAAACCGAAACCAAATAAGAATGGCTCTAGCACAGAAAACTACGTAATGGTATCCACTGTTACCAAAGAAACAGAAAACTCACAAGAATTGTCGTCATTCGATAGTATAATTCAAATGTTAAACGGAAGCACACCAAGTATGAAAGATGATGTTAGTTCACCTTCATCATTAGATGTTATGGAGACGAAATCATCTCCAATACCTACAACAGCGTTACCTATTTCATACAGTAGTGGTTATCCCGATTACTATTTATCTACTGGCCACTACGTAACATTAAAACCAAATTTCAATGCAAGCAAAAAACCCATCTCCGGTACCTCCAAGAAACCATATACAAAGAAACCTTCGTATACAACTCCGAATAGTATTTCTCAAGACGAGAAACTATCTAGCAATTCTAAACCTAGTCAATCAACTAGTCAAGCAATCGAAGCTTTTAACAACTATCCCACAGATCCAAGTGAGTTTGGACAAACTGTTACTACCTTTAGCTATGTTAGTTCAACAACAACTAAGCGCACTACGACGTCTAGAAAACCACCGTCGACTAGCTACGTCACTGGATCCAATCCTCTAAGACGACCAGTCACACCACCTACAAACAATGATTACAATCCATCAGATACCTTCTCTAGTGTAACACCAACAGTAATAGTACTCAATAGCTTACAAACAGAAAAGCCAACCACAACGTCAGAAGAAACACAATTCGTTGAAATATCACAAGAACCGTTTAAGAAACCAGTCAGCCAAATCACAGTTAATAATCATATAGAATCAACGAACAATATATACATGGGAAAACCTCCGAGTTTCGAAAGACCATCATCACCCACTGTTGTTATAACACCGAAGCCATCTCCAACTACAACCCCATATCCAGTGCGAACCAGTTCAAAACCAAGTCCTTCCACTGCTAATTATGAATTCTACGCTGAAACTACAACCTACAAACAAGAATTACAAACATCACCCGATGATTTAATAAACTTCCCACCAGTTAGGAACCCAATGCTAAACGCAACAGGTTCAAATCCATCTGTTTTCAACACATCAATATCTATGGCTGATAATGATTTAGACATCCTACATGACGTAGATTTCACGACACCCTCTTGGCAAGAAGACGAGAAATTAAACgagaaaatgaatttattcgTGAACAAAATCGTTGGAAGTCTTCAAGGTACCTTCCAAGAGCTACACGATATTGTAATTTTGGATAAGAAGCCGAATATAACTAAAACCACGCCGAAACCGCCAAGACGTACTGTTCCTACACGAAGAACAACAACTACTACTACAACAAAGAAGCCGATTAGGTTAACAACTACTAGAAAACCGCCAAGAACAACTAAAAAACCGGTAAAATTGACTACGTTGGCTAGACGGCCAACTACCACATCGCCTCCACCGACCACTACCACCACTCCtataacaacaacaaaaaaagcG GTGACCACGACCAAACGCCCCAGACCCACGAAGCGAGTCACTACAACCACGGCTGCTGCTACCACCGTCACGGAATTGGCTGATGACGTCACCACGGAGCTATATTCTGATCAAAGCATCGATTATAATGATAAGAATT TATGCGGAGTGCGTCCTCTAGTGAAATCCGGTCGTATAGTGGGAGGCAAGAACGCAAGATTCGGCGAGTGGCCCTGGCAGGTCCTCGTCCGGGAGTCCACTTGGCTTGGACTGTTTACTAAGAACAAGTGTGGAGGTGTGCTGATCACTAATCGATATGTGACTACTGCTGCGCATTGTCAGCCTGG TTTCCTAGCCTCCCTAGTAGCTGTTTTCGGTGAGAACGACATATCTGGTGACGTGGAACCTCGCAGACCAGTTGCCAAAAACGTGAGGCGTGTTATAGTACATCGGCAGTATGATGCTGCGACGTTTGAGAATGATCTGGCCTTGTTGGAATTGGAGTCGCCTGTGAAGTTTGATGCTCATATAG TGCCAATCTGCATGCCGCAAGATGATGCGGACTTCACTGGTCGAGTCGCGACCGTCACAGGCTGGGGCCGACTGAAGTACGGTGGCGGAGTGCCTGCTGTGTTACAGGAGGTTCAG gTGCCAGTAATAGAAAACAGTGCGTGTCAAGAGATGTTCCACACCGCGGGACacacaaagaaaatattgaacTCTTTCATTTGCGCTGGATACGCGAACGGACAGAAGGATTCTTGTGAG GGCGACAGCGGCGGACCACTAGTGTTACAACGGGACGATGGTCGCTGGCAGCTTGTAGGTACAGTGTCACATGGCATCAAATGTGCAGCACCTTTCTTACCTGGCGTGTATATGAGAACCACGTTCTATAAACCGTGGTTGAGGACCATTACTGGGGTTAAATAA